From the genome of Anopheles moucheti chromosome 3, idAnoMoucSN_F20_07, whole genome shotgun sequence, one region includes:
- the LOC128305334 gene encoding larval cuticle protein A2B-like, with amino-acid sequence MAFKYCMLFALVAAASAAVLPVAVKHIEYPDTPTEYHFEYSVHDDHTGDIKSQHEERHGDNVVGQYTLIDADGYRRVVEYTADEHNGFNAVVRREPVKTAIPVAKVIAPVAKVYAAPIAKVAVPVAKVAYPSYHY; translated from the exons atggCTTTCAAA TACTGTATGCTGTTTGCTCTGGTGGCCGCTGCCAGCGCTGCTGTGCTTCCTGTAGCCGTCAAACACATCGAATACCCGGACACTCCGACCGAATACCATTTCGAGTACTCCGTGCACGATGACCATACCGGAGATATCAAAAGCCAGCATGAAGAACGTCACGGTGATAACGTTGTCGGACAGTACACGCTGATTGATGCTGATGGATACCGCCGAGTGGTCGAATACACCGCCGATGAGCACAACGGATTCAATGCTGTCGTTCGTCGTGAACCTGTGAAGACCGCCATCCCGGTCGCCAAGGTCATTGCTCCAGTTGCCAAGGTATACGCCGCCCCGATCGCCAAGGTCGCTGTCCCAGTGGCGAAGGTTGCCTACCCTTCGTACCATTACTAG
- the LOC128305333 gene encoding cuticle protein 7-like — MAFKYCMLFALVAAASAAVLPVAVKHIEYPDTPAEYHFEYSVHDDHTGDIKSQHEERHGDNVVGQYTLIDADGYRRVVEYTADEHNGFNAVVRREPVKTAIPVAKVIAPVAKVYATPIAKVALPVAKVAYPAYHY; from the exons ATGGCTTTCAAA TACTGTATGCTGTTTGCTCTGGTGGCCGCTGCCAGCGCTGCTGTGCTTCCTGTAGCCGTCAAACACATCGAATACCCGGACACTCCGGCCGAATACCATTTCGAGTACTCAGTGCACGATGACCATACCGGAGATATCAAGAGCCAGCATGAAGAACGTCACGGTGATAACGTTGTCGGACAGTACACGCTGATTGATGCTGATGGATACCGCCGAGTAGTCGAATACACCGCCGATGAGCACAACGGATTCAATGCTGTCGTTCGTCGTGAACCTGTGAAGACCGCCATCCCGGTCGCCAAGGTCATTGCTCCAGTTGCCAAGGTATACGCCACCCCGATCGCCAAGGTCGCTCTCCCAGTGGCGAAGGTTGCATACCCGGCTTACCACTATTAA
- the LOC128305343 gene encoding larval cuticle protein A2B-like, translating into MAFKLFVTLAVLGVANAVLLPTLVKKVELEAPAEYQFSYSVHDEHTGDIKSQQEERHGDDVKGQYTLVDADGHRRVVDYTADEHNGFNAVVRREPLTGHKLVKTVVPVAKVAVPVAHYVAPTYKVAVPVAKYAVPVTKVVAPAHVATVSFSAPSLTYHY; encoded by the exons ATGGCTTTCAAA CTCTTCGTTACTTTGGCCGTCCTGGGCGTTGCCAATGCCGTTCTTCTCCCAACCTTGGTTAAGAAAGTTGAACTGGAAGCTCCTGCCGAATATCAGTTCTCGTACTCCGTGCATGACGAACACACCGGAGATATCAAGAGCCAGCAGGAGGAACGCCACGGTGATGATGTCAAGGGACAGTACACCCTGGTCGATGCCGATGGACACCGTCGTGTCGTTGACTACACCGCCGATGAGCACAACGGATTCAACGCCGTCGTCCGCCGTGAGCCACTGACGGGACACAAGCTGGTAAAGACTGTGGTTCCAGTTGCCAAAGTAGCCGTACCGGTTGCCCACTATGTAGCTCCTACCTACAAGGTTGCCGTGCCTGTTGCCAAATATGCTGTCCCTGTTACCAAGGTTGTCGCTCCGGCCCATGTTGCTACTGTAAGCTTCTCTGCACCAAGCCTTACCTATCACTACTAA